A region of the Rickettsiales bacterium genome:
TGAGTTGAGTATGTCAGCCAAAAGATAATTTCAAACTACTTAATGAGGTTTAGAATGAATAAAATTTGCTCTTTAGTTATATTGGTTTTGATTGCAAACCTTATAAATGCTTGCACACCAAAACCAAAGCCAGAATTCAAAATTGGCAAACCTTATTCAGTTGAGGGTGTAAAATATATTCCGGCAATTCCAAAGCCAGATTTTCAAGAAGTTGGTAGAGCTTCTTGGTATGGTGGCTCATTTCATAATCGCTTAACTGCAAATGGTGAGTTATTTAACAAAAACTTTTTAACGGCAGCTCACAAAACTTTGCCACTTCCTTCAATAGTTACGGTAACAAATATTGAAAATGGCAAAAAGGTAAATGTTAGAGTTAATGATAGAGGGCCTTTTGTAAAGGGTAGAGTTATTGATGTTTCAGAGGCTGCTGCAAAAGAGCTTGGTTTTTACGCTCAAGGTAGTGCAAAAGTTATGGTTGAATTTAACCGAGAAGAAAGCCTTAAAGCCTTGGACTCGGTTTCGATCAGCCTAGAAGATCGAGAGCTGATCTCAAACCAACTCAAAAGCCAAGTAGATACGGCGTCATCTTCGCAAAAATCAACAAAGTCATCTTCAAGCCAGAAAGAGGCAGAGGAGAAATCAGAAGTGAAAAAAGCAGCTTCCCAAGCCCAAGTAGAATCATCTTCAAACCAAGAAGGTAATAAAAAATGGGTTCCAGCGGAAGTAGTTGAAGAAAAAAACAAGCCAAAATCGATTAGATATGCTGAAGCTCTAAAGCAAAAAAATCCTGAAAAAGAAGTAACTTATGATTTTAATAATAAAAAAACTGAATCAATTAAGTGGCGTGCAATTCAGCTTGGGGCTTTTTCAAGCAAGAAAAAAGCTGAAGAATTGCTTTCAAAATTAAGCGATTATAAAAATGCTGAGATTCAAGAAGCTCAAGTAAATGGTGTTATGTTTTATAGGGTGAGAGTTACTGGCTTTGAAAATCTAGCAACCGCTAATGAAGCTCTTAAATCTTTACAAAACTCAGGATATAAGGAAGCTTTTTTAACTAAATAAATCTTTTGCATCTGCAAAATGCTTTATTATAAAGATTTTCAGCGTTGATAAATAATATAAGATAATAGTCACTTAACCAAAAATTGTCACCCCGCATTTATTGCGGGGTTAAAGGTTGAAATCTTCTCAAAACCTAAGGTTGAGCATGTTTTTTGGTTAACCCCGCAATAAATGCGGGGTGACACTAA
Encoded here:
- a CDS encoding septal ring lytic transglycosylase RlpA family protein: MNKICSLVILVLIANLINACTPKPKPEFKIGKPYSVEGVKYIPAIPKPDFQEVGRASWYGGSFHNRLTANGELFNKNFLTAAHKTLPLPSIVTVTNIENGKKVNVRVNDRGPFVKGRVIDVSEAAAKELGFYAQGSAKVMVEFNREESLKALDSVSISLEDRELISNQLKSQVDTASSSQKSTKSSSSQKEAEEKSEVKKAASQAQVESSSNQEGNKKWVPAEVVEEKNKPKSIRYAEALKQKNPEKEVTYDFNNKKTESIKWRAIQLGAFSSKKKAEELLSKLSDYKNAEIQEAQVNGVMFYRVRVTGFENLATANEALKSLQNSGYKEAFLTK